One Natronorubrum halophilum genomic window, CGGAAAAACGTCGACGGCGCAGGCGCTGGCCCAGGATATGGACCTGCCGTTCGTCGAGGTCAAACTCTCGATGATCACGAGCCAGTATCTCGGCGAGACGGCGAAAAACGTCGACAAGACCTTCGAGGTCGCAAAGCGGCTCTCGCCGTGTATCCTCTTTATCGACGAGTTCGACTTCGTCGCCAAGACCCGCCGGAGCGACGAACACGCCGCTCTCAAACGCGCCGTCAACACGCTGCTCAAGAGCATCGACAACATCTCGCTCATTGACGACGACGTGTTGCTGATCGGCGCGACCAACCACCCCGACCAGCTCGACGACGCCGCCTGGCGGCGCTTCGACGAGATCATCAACTTCCCCAAGCCCGACTACGGCATGCGCGCGGACATCCTCACCCTCATCACCCGAACGATGGACATCGAGGAGTTCGACCCGCAGCTCATCGCCGAGGTCACTCAGGGGCTGACCGGCAGCGACCTCCGGATGGTCCTCCGAGAGGCCGTCCTCGAGGCCCTGACCGAAGACCGAACGACGCTGGATCAGGCGGACCTCCTCGACGCCGTCGAGGAGTTCGAGGAGCGTGACACCCTGAAGAACATGGACATGATGGGCGGCGACCACGACGCGCTCGTCGCCGGCGGGGATCTCGGAAAGGCCAGTGATGGCGGTGAACCGAGCGGGTCGGAGGAGGGCCACGACCACGCCCACGACGACGGCGATCACGACCACAGCCACTGAATCCGACCGTCGGCAGGCGGGTCGCTACGAACCGGACACGCGAGACCACTGTTCTGACGAGCGAAACTACCAACTGGCCGCCCGGTGTCGTCGGCATATGAACGATTACCACTCGCACACGAACTACTCCGACGGCGGGTTTCTCGAGGGGATGGTTCAAGCCGCCGACGCGGCCGGTCTCGAGGGAATCGGGCTCACGGACCACTGCATGGTGTCCTCCCGCGAGCCCCCGAAGACCACCCGTAGCGTCTACGGTTTCAATCTGGACCGGACCTACGAGCGTCGACGTCGGGCGATCGAGGAACTCCGTAACCGGGCGGACATCTCCCTCGAGATCTACGACGGCGTCGAAATGGACTACGATCTGCGCGACGAACGCGCGATCCGGGACTTTCTCGAGGAGACGGCGTTCGACTACACCATCGGGAGCGTGCACGTGGTCGACGATCTGAACGTGCAGGTGCCGAGCAACTTTGCAAACACGAGCGAGGCGGAACGCGACGCGATCGTCGACGACTACTTCGAGAACCTCGTCTCGCTGATCGACTCGGAACTGTTCGACGTCGCGGCCCACCTCGACCTGGTCGAACGAACCCCGCCGCTGCGGGGTCGGGCGACGGTGGACCACTACGAGCGCGTCGCCCGGGCGCTCGCCGATTCGCGAACGGTCCCCGAGATCAACGCCGGGCGAGCGATCGCGGACGCGGCGATCGTCCACCCCGCCGAGACGTTTCTCGAGATCTTGCGCGAGTACGACGTCGCCGTCACCGTCGGCTCCGATTCCCACCGACCGTCCGAGATCGGCGACCGAGCCGCGTTTCTCGAGGAGTATCTCGTGAGCCGCGACCTCGAGCCGGTTGCGCCGCCGGGACTCGACTGACCGGCGGTTTTCGAGAGTCGACTCGCGGATGGGCTGTCGGGTTACACTACGCTTTTGCCCGCGGCTGCCGACGGCAAGTTTATGACTACCGACCGGAACGTCTACGGAACGAAACTCGAGCCCTGTAGTACCGATCCGACGACGGGTTTTCTGCGCGACGGCTGCTGTCGTCGCGTCGAATCGGACCGAGGCCGCCACGAGATCTGTGCCGTGATGACCGAGGAGTTCCTCCGATTCAGCGAGGCGCGGGGAAACGACCTCGTCACACCGAAACCCGAGTTCGAGTTTCCCGGCCTCGATCCTGGCGATCGGTGGTGCCTTTGCCTCGCGCGGTGGCTCGAAGCCGAGGAGGCCGACCGCGCCCCGCCGGTCGTGCTCGAGGCGACCCACGAGGCGGTCCTGCGAGACGTCGACCCGGACCTGCTGCGGGAACACGAGTACGATCGAACCGAACGCGGCGGGGCGTCCGAGTAACCGCGACCCGCTTCGCGGGGAACATCCTTATGGCCGGACTGCGAACCGAACCACAATGAGCGGTGGATCGCGATACGTGGAGGCCGATGCGCGCGCCGATGAGTCGATCCATCACGTCACCACAGCGAGCGTCGTCGAGCAGGTCAGTCCGTGCCGCGTGGACGGAGGTGCCGACGAACCGTGCGCGTAACGCTGCTCGGGACCGGCGACACGACCGGGACGCCGACCGTCGGCTGCGACTGTGACACCTGCGAGACCGCCCGCGAACGCGACGTCGAGCGCACTCGGTTTTCGGTCCACGTCGAGAACGAACGCACCGACGAATCGCTGTTGATCGATTTCAGCCCGGACTTTCGCTATCAGTTCCTGCGCGACGGCGTCTCGCTGCCCGACGCCGCCATCATCACGCACATTCACTTCGACCACCTCGACGGGCTCGGGAACGTCTTTCGCGTTTTCGACTCGCTCGATATCTACGCGGCGAACGAGACCGATCCGAAGACCGGCAAAAGCGTCGCCGAGACGGTCAGTGACGACTACCACTACCTCGATCAGATCGACGTTCGCCCGACGACGCCGCACGAATCGATCCGGATCTGTGGCTTCGACGTCACGCTCGTCCCGGTCGAACACCCGCCGCTGGTCTGTTACGGCCTCGCAATCGAGGATCCCGAAACGGGCGCGAAGCTGTCGCTTTCCGGTGATACGAGCTACAACGTCCCGGCGGCCTCTCGAGAGGTCCTCGCCGACCCGGACCTGTTGCTCGCGGACGGAATCGTTCCCGCCCATCTCTGTGAGTACCACCCCATCGGCGGCCGCCACGAGAACGAGGACGGCGTTCCGCGGACGTTCGGAACGAAACACATGACTCGAGAGGGGGCGCTCGAACTGGCCGACGACCTGAACGCCGACCGAACGCGACTGGTCCACCTCGCCCACTACTATCCGGCTACGGAGGCGTTCGAGGAGCCGCTCGCGATCGACGGCGAGACGTACGTCCTCTGACGGAACTGCGGGGCGGCGACGCGACCGGCCGAGACGTGTACACTCAAGGCCGTCGAACACTGTAGTTCACTCATGAACTGGACCAGGCGGCGCGTGGTCGGCGTAACCGCAGCGGCCGCCGTCCTCGCGGGCTGTCTCGGCGAGGACGGAGGCGATACGGACGGCGACGAGGAGCCGAGCGGAGACGGCAACGGTGACGAGGAGACGAGCGGAGACACCAACGGCGACGACAGCCGCGACGCCGAGACGGTGCTCGAGGACGCCGATATCGAGGACCACACCGGCAAAGAGACCGTCGAAATCGCGATCGATCCCGACGGCGCTGGCTTCGAGCCCGCGGCGTTCGAGATCGATACGGACACCTTGCTCTGGTGGCACTGGGAGGGCTCGAGCACGGGACTCTATCCGATCGACATTCCCGAGGACTGTTTCTGGGGTGAGGAAGACAACGAAGACGACGAGTGGGAAGCCGGCGACGAGTACGACCGAATCTTCTGGGCGCCCGGGTCGTATCTCTACGCCAGCCGCGACGAGGACGGTGAAGAGTTCATCGGCGCGTTTCGCGTTCGCGACTCCGAGGACGGGGAGCAAGACGAGGACGAAAACGGGAGCGGAATGGGAATGTAGAGCGGGGAACGCGCCCGACGTACCGGAGGTATCGAGACGCCGATCGTCCGCTCAGTCGAACTGATCCAGCCCCGACTGCCGGCGACGTTTTCCCTCCGGATCGGCGATCCAGGGGGTCCGACGGTCGCGTTCGGCCTCGAGATCGATCGCCGGACGCGAATCCGACGCGGGCTCGTAGCCGGCACACGAGGGGCCGCACTCCGACCCGGCGTCGACGACCCGCCCCTTCCACGAACAGTGGGGGAGCGTCGCCGCGCTCGAGTCGTCGGTGCGACAGGCCCCGCAGTCGGGGAACGCGTAGGTCCGCCACCCCTTGCCGTAGGCGCGTTCGGCGATACGTCGACGCGCGTCGGCTTTCGCGTCGGGTTCGACGACGGCGATCTCGGTTCGGCCGGGGCGGGTCTCGAGCGGTTCGATTCCCGGCTCGTCGACGGCGAGGGGCGACGGATCGCGAACGACCTCGATCTCGAAGGCGGACCCGGCCGCCGTCGGATCGCCGTCGCGGTGGACCCGCCAGACGCCGACCTCGTCGGGGATGCGATTCAGGTGCGCTCCGGTCACGTAGCTCTCGGTCGCGAGGACGACCTCGTCGACCAGCGCGAGGCTGACGTCCGTCCGCAACTGCGCCTCGAGATCGCCCGGTCGACCGAGGTCGGGTTTGTTCTCGATGCCGACGATGCGGTCGTACCAGTCGGGGTAGCGAGCGACCTGGCGGACGTACTCGCGGCCCTTTCGGCGTTCGCGTTCGAAAAAGCCGATCTCGCAGGCTCGCTCCGTGGCCCGCCGAGCGCGGTCGGGGTGGCAGTCGAAGGCGTCCTTCCAGTAGCGCGCCTGCCCGGTTCCGACGTCGGCGTCGATCGCCGCATCGGGAATGGACTCGCTCGTGAGGGCGAGACGGTCGTCGAACGCGGGACCGGGCTCGACGCGGATCACGTCGAGGATCCGGCCGCCGGGATCGGCGACGCTCGCGCCGAGTTGACGGGCGAGGATTCCCTCGCAACGGCTCTCGAGGTGGGCGCACAACTCGAGTTCGAAGGCGAACTCGCTCACGGGTGTCTCGAGGGGAGCCAGCGTGAAAAAGCGCGCGAATATCGGCGTTACTCCTCCGGAACGGTCGCCCGGGCCGAACGTTGATCGTCGGCGGTCGGCAACCGATCGTCGGGATCCGTCGGCGCGAGTTCGTTCGAGTCGCCGCCGTCGGGTGCTCGATCGAGTCGCGTCGCGACGACACTCGCGAGGCGGCCGATCGCGGCCGGAACGACGATGGCAACCGCGAGACCGGTACCGACGGCCGATGCGGGTCCGAGAACCGGTACGGCCGCGAAGACGGGCCAGACGGCAAAGCTGGCGACGCTTCCGGCGAGCAGTCCGAGCGTCGTGAGCGCAACGAGGAACGCCGTACTCGCGAGGGTTCGATCGGGAACGTACCGCGGTTCGGTGGGGTGGATCATATCGGTCTTCGTTCGAACGGAGGAGCCCCAACGGAATAGTTGTAATCTGAACGATATTTTTGTACGCCACCGTACTGAAATCCAGTTCAGTCCGAACAACAATTTGTGGCGGTGCGAGCCGATACGACGGGTTCACCGAGACGCGACTCCCGTTCGATGGCGGGCTGACGATGCGGAGAGACTCCGACGAACGGAACGAAAAGCGGCTCACTCGAGCGATTCGATCGTCGTCTCGAGCACCGCGAGGTCCTCGTTCAACGTGGCGCGAAGTTCGTCCCCCGCAAGCGGGAGGCGGACGCGAAGGCGGATCGGGTCGTGCTCGACGACGGCCGTGTACTCGTCGGAGACGCACCACGGC contains:
- a CDS encoding ATP-binding protein, which produces MSDAALDVVEFLLTTSVYSDDRTLDENDLPPSFRRVFWTGGVDDDGDEGRRHAGISRPLSATNSTARQATGVDQPWEAVSDLMFTERDEFSGTITLAQEEMAEQWYAERVDEERLLENPTLTKHLTTHKEFGDEFDASHEQARDQNRPIQADRVWIDGLLEEYFDEEDDEEMLDLVEIRAPEEVDMSLDDLVLTEDQENELNKISKAIEHRDYLANIGLREIGKLLFVGPPGTGKTSTAQALAQDMDLPFVEVKLSMITSQYLGETAKNVDKTFEVAKRLSPCILFIDEFDFVAKTRRSDEHAALKRAVNTLLKSIDNISLIDDDVLLIGATNHPDQLDDAAWRRFDEIINFPKPDYGMRADILTLITRTMDIEEFDPQLIAEVTQGLTGSDLRMVLREAVLEALTEDRTTLDQADLLDAVEEFEERDTLKNMDMMGGDHDALVAGGDLGKASDGGEPSGSEEGHDHAHDDGDHDHSH
- a CDS encoding histidinol-phosphatase HisJ family protein, producing the protein MNDYHSHTNYSDGGFLEGMVQAADAAGLEGIGLTDHCMVSSREPPKTTRSVYGFNLDRTYERRRRAIEELRNRADISLEIYDGVEMDYDLRDERAIRDFLEETAFDYTIGSVHVVDDLNVQVPSNFANTSEAERDAIVDDYFENLVSLIDSELFDVAAHLDLVERTPPLRGRATVDHYERVARALADSRTVPEINAGRAIADAAIVHPAETFLEILREYDVAVTVGSDSHRPSEIGDRAAFLEEYLVSRDLEPVAPPGLD
- a CDS encoding DUF2237 family protein; this translates as MTTDRNVYGTKLEPCSTDPTTGFLRDGCCRRVESDRGRHEICAVMTEEFLRFSEARGNDLVTPKPEFEFPGLDPGDRWCLCLARWLEAEEADRAPPVVLEATHEAVLRDVDPDLLREHEYDRTERGGASE
- a CDS encoding MBL fold metallo-hydrolase, which codes for MRVTLLGTGDTTGTPTVGCDCDTCETARERDVERTRFSVHVENERTDESLLIDFSPDFRYQFLRDGVSLPDAAIITHIHFDHLDGLGNVFRVFDSLDIYAANETDPKTGKSVAETVSDDYHYLDQIDVRPTTPHESIRICGFDVTLVPVEHPPLVCYGLAIEDPETGAKLSLSGDTSYNVPAASREVLADPDLLLADGIVPAHLCEYHPIGGRHENEDGVPRTFGTKHMTREGALELADDLNADRTRLVHLAHYYPATEAFEEPLAIDGETYVL
- a CDS encoding cupredoxin domain-containing protein; its protein translation is MNWTRRRVVGVTAAAAVLAGCLGEDGGDTDGDEEPSGDGNGDEETSGDTNGDDSRDAETVLEDADIEDHTGKETVEIAIDPDGAGFEPAAFEIDTDTLLWWHWEGSSTGLYPIDIPEDCFWGEEDNEDDEWEAGDEYDRIFWAPGSYLYASRDEDGEEFIGAFRVRDSEDGEQDEDENGSGMGM
- a CDS encoding DUF5787 family protein, which produces MSEFAFELELCAHLESRCEGILARQLGASVADPGGRILDVIRVEPGPAFDDRLALTSESIPDAAIDADVGTGQARYWKDAFDCHPDRARRATERACEIGFFERERRKGREYVRQVARYPDWYDRIVGIENKPDLGRPGDLEAQLRTDVSLALVDEVVLATESYVTGAHLNRIPDEVGVWRVHRDGDPTAAGSAFEIEVVRDPSPLAVDEPGIEPLETRPGRTEIAVVEPDAKADARRRIAERAYGKGWRTYAFPDCGACRTDDSSAATLPHCSWKGRVVDAGSECGPSCAGYEPASDSRPAIDLEAERDRRTPWIADPEGKRRRQSGLDQFD